The following coding sequences are from one Xiphophorus couchianus chromosome 22, X_couchianus-1.0, whole genome shotgun sequence window:
- the LOC114137843 gene encoding probable E3 ubiquitin-protein ligase TRIML1 has translation MVENFRKPLCNHFPQETLEKHLVSLKKQRDAVKHRLKKLAARQSEITKKSAAIRENVAMKYQEIQTVLEEDLRLTLSHLEMEERAAISALDGLMERNCALIQGIEQDLARLSLVLEHCDTEPDSMSFVLHAELDDTETADRVLDVLNQSDPSSVSLDEAKANQILSLTNSMLLLVCSQIPLMKKLLKSYSSEVHLDPETAHPKLVISPKCDSVSYTDAWQKLPDQPGRFDTTLNVISLQGFSFGRHYWEIDVTGKTYWELGVTFPSIPRKGVSEECWLGRGAVSWCVEFFDGEYTAWHGGVPHQLPFTKRFCRIGVMCSFPAGLVTFLEADKMTPLFSFCAGTFSECLHLALCPGHNHSGTNSSPIVICNESSPTSDL, from the exons atggTAGAAAATTTCCGCAAACCAT TGTGCAACCATTTTCCACAGGAGACATTAGAAAAGCATCTAGTATCTTTGAAGAAGCAAAGGGATGCTGTGAAACACAGACTGAAGAAACTGGCAGCCCGTCAGTCAGAAATCACT AAAAAGTCTGCAGCGATAAGAGAGAATGTAGCAATGAAATATCAGGAGATCCAGACGGTTCTGGAGGAGGACCTGCGGCTCACCTTGTCCCACCTGGAGATGGAGGAGAGGGCTGCCATCTCTGCCTTGGATGGACTGATGGAGAGAAACTGTGCTCTGATCCAGGGAATAGAGCAGGACTTGGCCAGACTTTCTTTAGTTTTGGAGCACTGTGACACAGAACCTGATtctatg TCGTTCGTTTTACATGCTGAACTGGATGACACAGAGACAGCAGATAG AGTGTTGGATGTcctcaaccaatcagatccCAGCAGTGTGAGCCTTGATGAAGCTAAAGCTAACCAGATCCTCAGCCTCACCAACAGCATGCTGCTCCTTGTCTGCTCGCAGATCCCGTTAATGAAGAAGCTCCTGAAAAGCT ATTCCAGTGAGGTGCACCTGGACCCAGAGACGGCCCACCCAAAGTTGGTCATCTCCCCTAAATGTGACAGCGTCTCCTACACAGACGCCTGGCAGAAACTCCCTGACCAACCAGGACGGTTCGACACCACCCTCAACGTCATCAGTCTGCAGGGCTTCAGCTTTGGCCGCCATTACTGGGAAATTGATGTGACTGGGAAGACGTATTGGGAGCTTGGTGTTACCTTCCCCTCCATTCCTCGCAAAGGCGTATCTGAGGAGTGCTGGCTGGGTCGGGGCGCCGTGTCCTGGTGTGTGGAGTTCTTTGATGGGGAATACACAGCCTGGCATGGAGGGGTGCCTCACCAGCTGCCTTTTACGAAACGTTTCTGTCGAATTGGTGTTATGTGCAGCTTTCCTGCCGGCCTGGTGACATTTCTAGAGGCGGACAAAATGACGCCACTGTTCTCATTCTGTGCTGGAACCTTCTCTGAGTGCCTCCACCTGGCCCTGTGTCCTGGtcacaaccacagcggcaccaATTCAAGTCCTATTGTAATCTGTAATGAATCGTCTCCTACAAGTGACCTGTAG